From Acidovorax sp. FHTAMBA, one genomic window encodes:
- a CDS encoding helix-turn-helix domain-containing protein yields the protein MKKLSTATEPPAELLTIGALAKRVGFAVSALRYYEEVGLIPPALRRESGHRVYPESVLDVLVLIRHCRDLGFSIDETRELVALSTNGERDCVEARAIAQTHLTAVRAKMAELRRLDRSLSSYVRACSAGCAGGPAPNCNILTDLRQSVPAATDSSGCCS from the coding sequence ATGAAGAAACTTTCAACCGCAACAGAACCACCGGCCGAGTTGCTCACCATCGGTGCGCTGGCCAAGCGCGTCGGGTTTGCCGTATCTGCCCTCCGGTACTACGAAGAAGTGGGCTTGATACCTCCAGCCCTGCGCCGCGAGAGCGGTCACCGTGTCTATCCGGAATCGGTCCTGGACGTGCTGGTCCTCATCCGGCACTGCCGTGACCTGGGCTTCTCAATCGATGAGACCCGTGAGTTGGTCGCGCTTTCCACCAACGGCGAGCGAGACTGTGTGGAGGCCCGCGCCATCGCTCAGACGCACCTGACCGCAGTGCGAGCCAAGATGGCTGAGTTGCGTCGTCTGGATCGGAGCCTGTCGAGCTATGTGCGCGCTTGCAGCGCAGGCTGTGCGGGTGGACCTGCGCCCAACTGCAACATCCTCACCGACCTTCGCCAGAGCGTGCCTGCTGCGACCGATTCTTCGGGCTGCTGCTCATGA